A portion of the Adhaeribacter radiodurans genome contains these proteins:
- a CDS encoding ABC transporter ATP-binding protein: protein MKSLKYLNKYLFKYKWHLLLGTLFIIISNIFGIIPAQIVRYAFNLIVEGINQYHLFEGTGKQAEIYKVFAWNVTLYGGLIILLALLKGVFTFYMRQTIIVMSRLIENDMKNEIYAHYQTLPLSFYRRNNTGDLMARISEDVSRVRMYLGPAIMYGINLVALFLLVVPYMFTINAKLTFYTLLPLPILSVSIYYVNTIIERKSDEIQKSLSGITTFVQEAFSGIRVLKSFVREDDSHKNFTGASDLYKDKSLELNFVNSLFFPLILFLIGLSTIITVYVGGKEVMNGSITAGNIAEFLIYVNMLTWPVTSLGWTTSLVQRAAASQNRINEFLETKTDIISRKNVKEKITGDIWFENVNFTYPDTGIHALKDLSFRIKHGETLAILGNTGSGKSTVAALLCRLYDTSSGRIEIDGIDIRDYEIATLRSQIGYVPQDVFLFSDSIRNNIGFGSAKITEEQMVQAAKDADVYENIMRFPEKFETKLGERGITLSGGQKQRVSMARALVREPAILILDDSLSAVDTKTENAILNNLQRIMHNRTSIIISHRVSSVKLADQILVLDDGEVVQHGTHQQLMEDEEGLYKALYERQLQTEEQD, encoded by the coding sequence GTGAAATCACTTAAATACTTAAATAAATACCTGTTTAAATATAAATGGCACCTGTTGCTGGGAACGCTGTTTATCATCATCTCTAATATTTTCGGCATTATACCGGCCCAGATTGTGCGCTATGCCTTTAATTTAATTGTAGAAGGCATTAATCAATATCACTTGTTTGAAGGCACGGGTAAACAAGCCGAAATTTATAAAGTGTTTGCCTGGAATGTTACGTTGTACGGTGGCCTTATTATTCTGCTGGCTTTACTCAAAGGGGTATTTACTTTTTACATGCGCCAAACCATTATTGTAATGTCGCGCTTAATTGAGAACGACATGAAGAACGAGATTTACGCGCATTACCAAACTTTACCGCTTAGCTTTTATCGCCGCAACAACACCGGCGATTTAATGGCGCGCATTTCCGAAGATGTGAGTCGGGTGCGTATGTACCTGGGGCCAGCCATTATGTACGGCATTAACCTGGTAGCGCTGTTTTTATTGGTGGTGCCGTATATGTTTACCATTAACGCCAAACTTACCTTTTACACCTTGCTGCCTTTGCCTATTTTATCGGTGAGTATTTATTACGTAAATACGATTATCGAACGGAAGTCCGACGAAATTCAGAAAAGCTTATCGGGGATTACCACCTTTGTGCAGGAAGCGTTTTCCGGTATCCGGGTTTTAAAATCGTTTGTGCGCGAAGACGATTCACATAAGAATTTTACAGGTGCCAGCGATTTGTACAAAGATAAATCATTAGAGTTGAACTTTGTGAACTCCTTGTTTTTTCCGCTGATTTTATTTTTAATTGGCTTAAGTACTATTATTACGGTATACGTAGGCGGTAAAGAAGTGATGAACGGCAGCATTACCGCTGGTAACATTGCTGAGTTTTTAATTTACGTAAACATGCTCACCTGGCCGGTAACGTCGCTGGGTTGGACCACCAGTCTGGTGCAACGTGCCGCCGCCTCCCAAAACCGCATTAACGAGTTTCTGGAAACGAAAACCGATATTATTTCGCGGAAGAATGTTAAGGAAAAAATTACGGGTGATATTTGGTTTGAAAACGTAAACTTTACCTACCCGGATACCGGTATTCACGCGTTAAAAGATTTATCGTTCCGGATTAAGCACGGCGAAACGCTGGCTATTTTAGGAAATACGGGTTCGGGTAAGAGTACGGTAGCGGCCTTGTTGTGCCGCTTGTACGATACCAGCAGCGGCCGCATTGAAATTGACGGGATAGATATTCGGGATTATGAAATTGCTACGCTGCGCAGCCAAATTGGGTACGTGCCGCAAGATGTTTTTCTTTTTTCGGACAGTATTCGGAATAATATTGGCTTTGGCTCCGCTAAAATAACCGAAGAACAAATGGTGCAAGCTGCTAAAGATGCCGATGTTTACGAAAATATAATGCGTTTTCCGGAAAAGTTTGAGACTAAGTTGGGCGAACGCGGCATTACCTTATCGGGAGGGCAAAAGCAACGGGTTTCCATGGCGCGCGCATTGGTGCGGGAACCCGCTATTCTTATTTTAGATGATTCGTTGAGTGCCGTAGATACTAAAACCGAAAACGCAATTTTAAATAATTTGCAACGCATCATGCACAATCGAACCTCCATTATTATTTCGCACCGGGTATCGTCGGTGAAGCTAGCCGACCAGATTCTGGTACTCGACGACGGCGAAGTAGTGCAGCACGGTACGCACCAGCAACTTATGGAAGACGAGGAAGGCTTGTACAAAGCGCTATACGAACGGCAGTTACAAACCGAAGAACAGGACTAG
- the nusB gene encoding transcription antitermination factor NusB translates to MLNRRTLRIKAMQAIYAYMQAEGSDYLLALDEIEKDFAPDLNSMVVQDRKKLEGQKKIATLLFKEWYETRQFDTEETDKDIIDAVNSAIRFYQTQLKKDFKVYGSQMVQAVEKIYDHYLSILQITDVLVRLIENEEEKKATRFTEKKEPNYKLFLHNQVVLKLLANKSYQQRLIRRNINWGSDTDQIRQWYKNVLKPNETFLAYLTNSEHTYEEDHELVKFIYKDLIFKDETLQKYFEEQDMNWAENKPIVKSLVNKTIKSLEETASDDLPLLDLSPNWEDDKVFFEDLYNQTIQEDATYEAFITGQIKNWDVERVALLDKIILKMALCEMHIFRSIPVKVTINEYIEISKIYSTPKSKQFINGVLDKIAQELTDKGNIRKSGRGLIDNK, encoded by the coding sequence ATGCTTAACCGCAGAACATTACGAATCAAGGCGATGCAAGCCATTTACGCCTACATGCAAGCCGAAGGTTCCGATTATCTTTTGGCTCTCGACGAAATCGAGAAAGATTTTGCGCCCGACTTAAACTCGATGGTAGTACAGGACCGGAAAAAATTAGAAGGTCAGAAAAAAATTGCTACCCTCTTATTTAAAGAGTGGTACGAAACCCGCCAGTTCGACACCGAAGAAACCGACAAAGACATTATTGATGCGGTAAACAGCGCTATCCGGTTTTACCAAACTCAACTCAAAAAAGACTTTAAAGTGTATGGTAGCCAGATGGTACAAGCCGTTGAAAAAATATACGACCACTATCTGAGTATCTTGCAAATAACAGATGTGTTGGTACGCTTAATCGAAAACGAAGAAGAGAAAAAAGCCACCCGCTTTACCGAGAAAAAAGAACCCAACTACAAACTATTCCTGCACAACCAGGTAGTTCTAAAACTACTGGCCAACAAATCGTATCAGCAACGCCTTATCCGGCGTAACATTAACTGGGGCTCTGATACTGATCAGATTCGGCAATGGTACAAAAACGTATTAAAGCCCAACGAAACGTTTTTAGCTTATTTAACAAATTCCGAACACACCTACGAAGAAGATCACGAGCTGGTAAAGTTTATCTACAAGGACTTAATTTTTAAAGACGAAACCTTGCAGAAATATTTTGAAGAGCAGGACATGAACTGGGCCGAGAACAAACCAATTGTGAAAAGCCTGGTAAATAAAACCATTAAATCCTTAGAAGAAACCGCTTCCGACGATTTGCCTCTGCTGGATTTATCACCGAATTGGGAAGACGACAAGGTATTTTTTGAGGATTTATATAACCAAACCATTCAGGAAGATGCCACCTACGAAGCATTTATTACCGGACAAATAAAAAACTGGGACGTAGAACGAGTAGCACTGCTGGATAAAATTATTTTGAAAATGGCTCTTTGCGAAATGCATATTTTTAGAAGCATTCCCGTAAAAGTAACTATTAACGAATATATAGAAATATCAAAAATATACAGCACGCCTAAGAGCAAACAGTTTATTAACGGCGTACTGGATAAAATTGCCCAGGAACTCACAGATAAAGGAAATATCCGGAAATCGGGCCGAGGCTTGATTGACAATAAATAA
- a CDS encoding YtxH domain-containing protein: MSKKVTTTLLAFLSGVATGAAFGVLYAPDKGRETRDRLSYQLDKYRDMLKDLTDTLREGRETPQSAARSEGQRVIKDAKDKAEKLLGDVDLLINQINSRKEVI, from the coding sequence ATGAGCAAGAAAGTAACCACAACGCTTTTGGCATTTTTATCCGGGGTAGCAACCGGCGCTGCTTTTGGCGTTTTGTATGCACCGGATAAAGGCCGCGAAACCCGCGATCGTTTAAGCTATCAGCTAGATAAATACCGCGATATGCTAAAGGATTTAACTGACACCTTGCGTGAAGGCCGGGAAACGCCCCAATCGGCTGCCCGTTCCGAAGGTCAGCGCGTAATAAAAGACGCCAAAGACAAAGCCGAAAAATTACTGGGTGACGTAGACCTGCTCATTAACCAGATTAACAGCCGCAAGGAAGTTATATAA
- a CDS encoding isocitrate/isopropylmalate dehydrogenase family protein yields the protein MTQITLIPGDGIGPEITEAVKTIFAAANVPVTWEEENAGQTTYTLNGQLIPVSLIASLNKNRIALKGPITTPVGTGFKSINVTLRQMFDLYQNVRPAKSTVGIETPFKHVDLVLFRENTEGLYSGLEFYDERHGIADAIARVTKEGCDKICRAAFEYARKHNRKKVTVVHKANILKLAGSLFINAAKTIAPEYPEITLDDKIIDNMCMQLVNKPEQFDVMVTTNLFGDILSDLCAGLVGGLGVVAGANIGKDMAIFEAVHGSAPDIAGKGIANPTALLRSAVMMLHHIGEHEHADRIEAAMDETFQNREECTGDLGGKASTMEFAQNVISRLK from the coding sequence ATGACACAAATTACTTTAATTCCTGGTGACGGCATTGGTCCGGAAATTACCGAGGCGGTAAAAACCATTTTTGCTGCTGCCAACGTGCCGGTTACCTGGGAAGAAGAAAATGCGGGCCAAACTACTTACACCCTTAACGGGCAATTAATACCGGTTTCGTTAATTGCTTCTTTAAATAAAAACCGCATTGCGCTGAAGGGTCCAATTACTACGCCCGTAGGTACTGGTTTTAAAAGCATTAATGTTACCTTGCGGCAGATGTTCGATTTATACCAGAACGTGCGCCCTGCTAAAAGTACTGTTGGCATTGAAACTCCTTTTAAGCACGTTGACCTGGTATTGTTCCGCGAAAATACCGAAGGCTTGTACTCGGGTCTGGAGTTTTACGACGAGCGCCACGGCATTGCCGATGCTATTGCCCGCGTAACCAAAGAAGGTTGCGATAAAATATGCCGGGCAGCTTTTGAGTACGCGCGTAAGCACAATCGTAAAAAAGTAACGGTAGTGCACAAAGCCAATATTTTAAAATTAGCGGGTAGTTTATTTATCAACGCGGCCAAAACCATTGCCCCGGAGTATCCCGAAATTACTTTAGATGATAAAATTATCGACAACATGTGTATGCAACTGGTAAACAAGCCGGAGCAGTTTGATGTAATGGTTACCACTAACCTGTTTGGAGATATTTTATCTGATTTATGCGCGGGTCTTGTGGGCGGTTTAGGTGTGGTTGCCGGGGCAAATATCGGGAAAGATATGGCTATTTTTGAGGCAGTACACGGCTCGGCTCCGGATATTGCCGGCAAAGGTATTGCCAATCCTACGGCTCTTTTACGTTCAGCTGTTATGATGCTGCACCACATTGGCGAACACGAACATGCAGACCGGATTGAGGCCGCTATGGACGAAACTTTCCAGAACCGCGAGGAATGCACCGGCGACCTGGGTGGTAAAGCCAGCACCATGGAATTTGCCCAAAACGTAATTTCGCGTTTAAAATAA
- a CDS encoding DUF1573 domain-containing protein, with amino-acid sequence MKVTKLYAGLLAVALLTAGCDNLQNKTEGENSTASAETSTPTEATVANPNLTNETVISNADAPVMTFAEMEHDFGDIKPGTVVKHTFTFKNTGKTPLVISNASSTCGCTVPEWPKEPVAPGADGKIDVQFDSHGKSGQVSKTITIQANTQPAMNQISIKTNVLPDLAANGPLRTQ; translated from the coding sequence ATGAAAGTAACTAAACTTTATGCTGGCTTATTGGCAGTAGCTTTACTGACCGCCGGCTGCGATAACCTACAAAACAAAACCGAGGGAGAAAATTCCACGGCTTCTGCGGAAACTTCTACTCCTACCGAGGCAACGGTAGCAAATCCGAACCTGACGAATGAAACGGTAATTTCAAACGCGGATGCCCCCGTGATGACTTTCGCGGAAATGGAACATGATTTTGGTGACATTAAACCGGGCACCGTGGTAAAACACACTTTTACATTTAAAAATACCGGCAAAACGCCATTAGTTATTTCTAATGCCTCGTCTACCTGCGGTTGTACCGTACCCGAATGGCCTAAGGAACCGGTAGCTCCTGGAGCCGACGGTAAAATAGATGTGCAGTTCGATAGCCACGGTAAATCGGGTCAGGTATCTAAAACAATTACCATTCAGGCCAATACTCAACCGGCAATGAACCAGATTTCTATTAAAACCAATGTTTTACCCGATCTGGCGGCCAATGGTCCCTTAAGAACCCAATAA
- the yajC gene encoding preprotein translocase subunit YajC — protein sequence MLHILLQINTPSNISNIIFIGAIVLVFYFFMIRPQQKKVSDAKKFREALTKGMNVVTIGGLHGKLVEINDTTVWVEVDKGLRLKFDKSAIAVESTTKANEKA from the coding sequence ATGTTGCATATATTATTACAGATTAATACCCCCAGCAATATTTCCAATATAATTTTTATTGGAGCCATTGTGCTCGTATTTTATTTTTTCATGATCCGGCCGCAGCAGAAAAAAGTAAGCGACGCTAAAAAATTCCGGGAGGCGCTTACTAAAGGAATGAACGTGGTAACTATCGGAGGCTTGCACGGGAAGCTCGTGGAAATTAATGATACCACCGTTTGGGTTGAAGTAGATAAAGGGCTACGACTTAAATTTGATAAATCTGCCATTGCGGTAGAATCTACCACGAAAGCGAACGAAAAAGCTTAA